Proteins from a single region of Pirellulaceae bacterium:
- a CDS encoding toxin-antitoxin system HicB family antitoxin gives MELVQQQEENRESKVYRVAADLYRQDPDWVTFFREVLGVEGVVRRVFASPLDLAKFEQTQEYTEIQQMVAKLRERASEPADAREPTRVITVRLPKSLHESLRTEAHERKTSMNKLCISKLLQMVDEGLIPND, from the coding sequence ATGGAACTGGTTCAACAACAAGAAGAAAATCGTGAATCGAAGGTTTATCGAGTTGCCGCCGATCTGTATCGGCAGGATCCAGACTGGGTAACATTCTTTCGTGAAGTCCTGGGTGTCGAAGGCGTCGTCCGACGAGTCTTCGCAAGTCCTTTGGATTTGGCGAAATTTGAGCAGACGCAAGAGTACACAGAGATTCAGCAGATGGTGGCGAAGCTCCGTGAGCGAGCTAGTGAGCCGGCTGATGCCCGAGAACCCACTCGAGTGATCACCGTCCGCTTGCCGAAGAGTTTGCACGAATCGCTGCGTACGGAGGCTCACGAACGTAAGACGAGCATGAATAAGCTTTGTATCTCGAAGCTATTGCAGATGGTCGATGAGGGGCTGATCCCGAACGACTGA
- a CDS encoding membrane dipeptidase: MRLIFDSHLDLAWNALSWKRDLSLPLTELNATDQVDDHPSRGRATISLPELRRAGTAVCLATMMARVPYGSSVTVQGSSLDFPNHANAYGFAHSQLAYYRVLAQTDEVRILTNALALQKHWAEWESSPDWQSMPIGIIPAMEGCDAICHPQQAAEWFDAGLRCASLVHYGSSKYAAGTGDDGPVTPDGVALLSEFERLGMILDTTHLCDRSFFQALDHFAGPILASHQNCRSVVPGIRQFSDDQIRLLLERSGILGIAFDAWMLYPGWERGVTDRAVVSMESAADHVDYICQLAGNHQQVALGTDLDGGYGTEQTPVGLDCYADLQNLADIFAKRGYSAAAIDAIFGKNWLSFFEQHLPQN, translated from the coding sequence ATGCGTCTAATTTTTGATTCCCACCTCGACCTTGCTTGGAATGCCCTTTCGTGGAAACGGGATCTCAGTCTTCCGCTGACGGAACTGAACGCAACGGATCAAGTGGACGACCATCCTTCGCGTGGACGTGCCACCATCAGCCTGCCAGAACTTCGACGTGCTGGCACGGCTGTTTGCTTGGCAACCATGATGGCCCGCGTGCCCTATGGTAGCTCCGTGACGGTGCAAGGCAGCAGCCTGGATTTCCCCAATCATGCCAACGCCTATGGATTCGCACACAGCCAACTCGCGTATTACCGCGTCTTGGCGCAAACGGATGAAGTTCGAATCCTGACCAACGCACTCGCACTCCAAAAACACTGGGCCGAATGGGAATCCTCGCCAGACTGGCAATCGATGCCGATCGGCATCATTCCCGCCATGGAAGGCTGCGACGCGATCTGCCACCCCCAGCAGGCCGCCGAATGGTTTGACGCTGGATTGCGGTGTGCGAGCTTGGTGCACTATGGCAGCAGCAAATACGCGGCTGGCACCGGCGACGATGGACCTGTCACGCCGGATGGCGTCGCCCTGCTGTCCGAATTCGAACGACTGGGGATGATTCTCGATACGACACACTTGTGCGACCGCAGTTTTTTCCAGGCGTTAGACCACTTTGCAGGGCCCATTCTGGCCAGCCATCAAAACTGCCGAAGCGTGGTGCCCGGCATTCGCCAGTTCAGCGACGATCAAATTCGACTGCTCCTTGAGCGTTCCGGCATTCTCGGAATCGCCTTTGATGCCTGGATGCTCTACCCTGGCTGGGAACGAGGCGTGACAGATCGGGCCGTTGTTTCAATGGAGTCAGCCGCAGATCACGTCGATTACATCTGCCAATTAGCCGGAAATCACCAACAGGTCGCGCTCGGTACGGATCTCGACGGAGGGTATGGTACCGAGCAGACGCCTGTGGGTTTAGACTGCTATGCTGACCTGCAGAATCTGGCAGACATCTTTGCGAAGCGAGGCTACAGTGCTGCAGCGATCGATGCAATTTTCGGTAAGAATTGGCTGAGCTTCTTCGAACAACACCTTCCACAAAACTGA
- a CDS encoding DUF423 domain-containing protein: MSGKSLLILSAVLAAIGVAIGAFGAHALPKYLGKQGLEVAAIAKREANLNTGVRYQMYHTLAILAIGVLQVQAGTRTGTASCYAFLLGIALFSGGLYIWSLTSNSIAVMVVPIGGLCFITGWVLFAISIARSE, translated from the coding sequence ATGTCCGGCAAGTCTCTGCTTATCCTATCAGCCGTCTTGGCAGCCATCGGTGTTGCCATTGGTGCATTTGGTGCTCACGCCTTGCCAAAGTACCTGGGCAAACAAGGTTTAGAAGTCGCAGCAATCGCAAAACGTGAAGCGAATTTAAATACTGGCGTCCGTTATCAGATGTATCACACTCTCGCGATCCTGGCGATTGGTGTTCTACAAGTGCAAGCGGGAACACGCACGGGCACAGCTTCCTGCTACGCTTTTCTATTGGGGATCGCCCTTTTTTCTGGCGGTCTCTATATCTGGTCGCTTACGTCCAACTCAATCGCAGTGATGGTGGTGCCGATCGGCGGTCTCTGCTTCATCACAGGCTGGGTACTGTTCGCAATTAGCATTGCGAGATCGGAATAG
- a CDS encoding PEP-CTERM sorting domain-containing protein (PEP-CTERM proteins occur, often in large numbers, in the proteomes of bacteria that also encode an exosortase, a predicted intramembrane cysteine proteinase. The presence of a PEP-CTERM domain at a protein's C-terminus predicts cleavage within the sorting domain, followed by covalent anchoring to some some component of the (usually Gram-negative) cell surface. Many PEP-CTERM proteins exhibit an unusual sequence composition that includes large numbers of potential glycosylation sites. Expression of one such protein has been shown restore the ability of a bacterium to form floc, a type of biofilm.) — translation MKIKLFVMLALCISSIAASSGKAEQYTPDMDNAAGWTIVGSPDTSHQFGFDYSKYGIPAPPNGGGTTGLWMAANISEGAVASISASPKDISMVGDYDVRFDFYLNFNSSGGTTEFGGGFVGFNPNAGEAFSGGGLLGDTDGDSSRDYRLYRDTNELAMDSGAYAISSQDNSLDPALQAKFPGQTTPEAQNDSSVFNPTNTIVTAPNGTLGYAWHTMEINVRNVPCGGFGCPQTAKFSIDDFEIGTIESSAGLLSNLDGHVAVTFADLFTSVSTKPEFSFGIYDNLTITQVPEPSSALLSLIGLLGLLGLRKKN, via the coding sequence ATGAAGATCAAACTTTTCGTGATGCTCGCTCTTTGCATCAGCTCGATCGCAGCATCGAGTGGCAAAGCCGAACAGTACACTCCCGACATGGACAACGCAGCGGGCTGGACGATTGTTGGATCCCCTGACACCTCGCATCAGTTTGGCTTCGATTACAGCAAATACGGGATTCCGGCACCACCCAATGGCGGAGGCACCACCGGGCTATGGATGGCAGCTAACATCAGCGAAGGGGCTGTTGCCAGCATCTCTGCTTCCCCCAAAGACATCAGCATGGTCGGCGATTACGACGTGCGATTCGATTTCTATCTGAACTTCAACTCCAGCGGTGGAACGACCGAATTTGGCGGCGGATTCGTCGGCTTTAACCCCAACGCGGGCGAAGCCTTCAGTGGAGGCGGACTGCTGGGCGACACCGACGGCGATTCCAGTCGCGATTATCGGCTATACCGCGACACCAATGAACTGGCGATGGATAGCGGCGCTTATGCCATTTCGTCACAAGATAACTCGCTTGATCCCGCTTTGCAGGCCAAGTTTCCCGGCCAAACAACGCCCGAAGCACAAAACGACTCCAGCGTGTTTAACCCGACCAATACGATCGTCACCGCCCCGAATGGCACGCTAGGCTACGCCTGGCACACCATGGAAATCAACGTTCGAAACGTCCCCTGCGGCGGATTTGGCTGTCCGCAAACGGCCAAATTCTCGATTGACGACTTTGAAATCGGCACCATTGAATCGAGCGCAGGCCTGCTATCCAATCTCGATGGACATGTCGCAGTAACCTTCGCAGATCTATTTACTTCCGTTTCAACCAAGCCTGAATTCAGCTTTGGAATCTACGACAACCTGACAATCACTCAGGTTCCAGAGCCCTCCTCGGCCCTCCTGTCACTTATCGGCCTGCTCGGCCTGCTCGGCCTTCGAAAGAAGAATTGA
- a CDS encoding lamin tail domain-containing protein produces MMVKSERSRFQSLSGFEQLESRQLLAADLVISEFLAVNDSGLVDQDGDFSDWIEIHNASSEPVSLQGWHLTDDSLDLTRWQFPSVDLDGGEYQLVRASGKNRSDPSAELHANFKLSGDGEFLALVRPDGSTIEDSFAPEFPGQVSNVSYGVSTDLSEAGYFTVVTPGAANLQAPIDDPLRTLIINEVMYHPRSERDEEEFIEVLNRGIEPVDLAGWRLSGGIDFDFPELTLGTGEFLVIAADPAAFQAIYSDQIQVVGPWVGRLSNRSDTINLRDAADERIDRVVYADEGDWAVRGRGPNDLGSQGWVWLDDHDGGGKSLERKSSEVSAEFGQNWAASSMVAGTPGAANSVVSADLAPLILETQHSPAIPHSTDVVVITTQIVDERLNPIQVTLNWRIDGQPEFNSTSMIDDGNAGDEIAGDRNYLATIPAQGDLAVVEFFVQATDEAGNSRSWPAPTAESGQMTNALYQVIDAFDPTIAWGPASHPQYFEIMTAAERQEFTDIKRRSDAEMNATFISVDQAGINVRYNTGIRIRGSGSRNANPPNNRINIPSDNPWQGVTAINLNVDHPEDQIAGSALFRMAALPTFDAKPVQMFSNGVNLFGERFYAHIEPLNGDFAEKHFPLDDGGNIYKGRRPNESPAGGRGAGLVYYEDPVAYVSYIKLTNESEADWSDVIHLTHVLNNAPDETYLEQVAEVVDIDQWLRYFGLHALLGNTEGGLVNGDRAGDDYAMYRGVEDSRFVMLSHDLDSLFSGVTRGIFNATNVPALRRLILHPEIRPRYYEHLHDLIDNVLLTDDARTVVESVLRDVQTAEQIDNIFSYLQARAAYVKSITPVGIAIEHHLDDQSGVLRSDRDSTELHGQVNYRANSLTVNGQAASLSANSSWEIGSYTRTAVRTGATWSYLDGGKTPSTDWNQLGFSLTEDWGEGRAQLGYGDKDERTVLDDGDDPDAKPITYYFRHEFDLADASSYLTLSMRLLRDDGAVVYINGEEVARSNLPAGEIATDTLALSNIRNGSAERTYHSFPLDPAILQDGKNLVAVEVHQFAPDDADLSFDFSLAGRYQRPAGIPLNPGINRLVVQATSGADGAGEIVAKDFIDVWYDDGSVQEIRNDLPVGETVWTAAEGPYQIRGELSVPADAVLRIEPGTSVFFEPDARLTVRGRLIAAGTADQRIRFTTVPGQPFVPDLEGLPEGPARWAGIQFRGSKSPENTIAFADLEYAQDSNGSIGVINSQLVVDDVSFAGTHLRMIYGNNASLVVRNSVFPDMFAANEDPAQLRLDNVSEHIKLSGRTPEGGLLLIQNNQFGTNKGHNDVIDADSNRVANGPILQILDNVFQGAGDELLDLGGDVYVAGNLFKHVSKDDSTSDRGYANAISTGDAGANTTLVVARNVFYDVDHGINLKNNAATIFENNTVVQVHPDFEDRFGNPSVNAAINLFVDEPGAKPGKGAFVAGNIFADLPRVFGNVDLPAGQITGLQLENNLLSPEVALVAVADRSSNTINLGSGNQVGDPRLTDPLGGDFSLGLGSVAIAQIQGYDFGAGVAEGAWISGEPTSPTVERDVVLTVGGPGIFAYQYRLNGGAWSDTLSIGNGYDPNGTIRTDQIELAGLSDGEYTVELLGRDFAGNWQTVPTTSQTWTVKGQADNLIISELLAVNQETLVNFGAQPDLVELHNAGNETVNLRGMSLSDDPSDPTKFVFTDDLLIQPGGYLSLIADDANTPGLHLGFSLRREGEGVFLYEAVGEQAGNLVDSVEFGLQIPDYSIGRVGIDRDWALTVPTLGAPNQRAFVGDAKSVVINEWLAESSEQSDFVELYNSDPLPVELSHYYFSDVVDGTPQRHQFAALSFIEGNGFTVLRADGDPKEGANQLDFKLSSDQESLGLVDAELKPIDIVVYQPQTPGLSQGRLTDGGVDFATFELPSPGWANGGGFPGDFNRDAIVDLLDVELICAAVQNGAEPLGPYDLNRDSRVSDLDLRYLIETVLKTSFGDANLDGVFNSADFVTVFQVGHYEDGLVGNSTWATGDWNCDGEFSSADFVTAFRRGAYTASAVPVAAVPLNRQIAASRVAASRVAASRPENCREIDRFSSIQIDAVRGRSVAELLPAATNIAWCAGKPSQQRIDRFFAGNSASDSELLDEQTLASLLEGRFA; encoded by the coding sequence ATGATGGTAAAAAGCGAACGATCACGTTTTCAGAGTTTGTCTGGATTCGAGCAGCTTGAATCGCGCCAATTGTTGGCGGCTGATTTGGTGATATCCGAATTCCTGGCGGTCAACGATTCCGGCTTGGTCGATCAGGATGGGGACTTTAGCGATTGGATTGAAATACACAATGCCTCCTCGGAGCCTGTTTCGTTGCAAGGTTGGCATCTGACGGATGATTCCCTGGACCTCACTCGCTGGCAGTTTCCGAGTGTAGATCTGGACGGAGGAGAGTATCAGCTCGTTCGTGCATCTGGAAAAAACCGGTCCGATCCGTCGGCCGAATTGCACGCTAATTTCAAGTTGAGTGGAGACGGGGAATTTCTTGCGTTGGTGCGACCGGATGGTTCAACGATTGAAGATTCGTTTGCGCCTGAGTTTCCCGGCCAAGTCAGCAATGTTTCCTATGGCGTCTCAACCGATCTGTCAGAAGCTGGCTACTTTACCGTGGTGACTCCCGGGGCCGCTAATTTGCAAGCTCCGATAGATGATCCGTTGCGGACGCTGATCATTAATGAGGTCATGTACCACCCTCGTAGTGAACGTGACGAAGAAGAGTTCATCGAAGTGCTCAATCGAGGAATTGAACCCGTTGATTTAGCCGGTTGGCGGTTGTCGGGTGGCATTGATTTCGACTTTCCCGAGCTAACGCTGGGGACGGGAGAATTCCTGGTCATTGCCGCGGACCCAGCGGCGTTTCAGGCCATCTACAGTGATCAAATCCAGGTAGTCGGTCCCTGGGTGGGCCGGCTGAGTAATCGTTCAGATACGATTAACTTGCGGGACGCTGCTGACGAACGAATTGACCGAGTCGTTTATGCAGACGAAGGAGACTGGGCGGTCAGAGGCCGGGGGCCAAATGACCTCGGTTCACAAGGTTGGGTTTGGCTCGATGATCACGATGGCGGTGGAAAATCATTAGAACGCAAAAGCAGTGAGGTCTCCGCTGAATTTGGTCAGAATTGGGCCGCCAGTTCCATGGTAGCCGGAACGCCCGGTGCTGCGAATTCCGTGGTTTCAGCGGATTTGGCTCCCTTGATTCTCGAGACGCAACATTCCCCAGCGATTCCCCATTCGACCGATGTTGTGGTGATTACGACGCAGATTGTCGACGAGAGACTCAATCCGATCCAGGTGACGCTGAATTGGCGCATCGATGGGCAACCAGAATTCAATTCCACGTCGATGATAGACGATGGGAACGCGGGTGATGAAATCGCTGGTGATCGCAATTATTTGGCGACGATTCCCGCCCAAGGCGATCTAGCGGTTGTCGAGTTTTTTGTGCAAGCGACAGACGAGGCAGGCAATTCACGCAGTTGGCCCGCACCGACGGCCGAGTCCGGGCAAATGACAAATGCGTTGTACCAGGTCATCGATGCTTTTGATCCAACGATCGCTTGGGGACCTGCAAGTCATCCGCAGTACTTTGAAATCATGACTGCCGCCGAGCGTCAGGAGTTCACGGACATCAAACGTCGAAGTGATGCGGAGATGAATGCGACGTTCATTAGTGTTGATCAGGCAGGGATCAATGTGCGCTACAACACAGGAATTCGAATTCGCGGGAGTGGGAGTCGTAACGCGAATCCGCCGAACAATCGAATCAATATTCCGTCTGACAATCCCTGGCAGGGAGTGACGGCGATCAATCTTAACGTCGACCATCCTGAAGATCAGATTGCCGGAAGTGCTTTGTTTCGAATGGCCGCTTTGCCTACATTCGACGCGAAGCCGGTGCAAATGTTTAGCAATGGCGTCAATCTTTTCGGCGAAAGATTCTATGCTCATATTGAGCCTTTAAACGGTGATTTTGCCGAGAAACATTTTCCACTCGATGACGGCGGAAATATTTACAAAGGTCGACGTCCTAACGAATCCCCCGCGGGCGGTCGCGGCGCAGGCTTAGTTTACTACGAAGATCCGGTAGCCTACGTCAGCTATATCAAGTTGACGAATGAGAGTGAGGCCGATTGGTCAGACGTGATTCATTTGACCCATGTCTTGAACAATGCGCCCGATGAAACCTACCTCGAACAAGTTGCAGAAGTGGTCGACATCGATCAGTGGTTACGCTATTTCGGGCTTCATGCGCTGCTGGGTAATACCGAAGGCGGATTAGTCAATGGCGATCGGGCCGGCGACGACTATGCGATGTACCGCGGTGTTGAGGATTCCCGCTTCGTCATGCTTTCTCATGACCTCGATTCACTGTTTTCGGGAGTGACCCGTGGTATCTTCAATGCCACGAACGTGCCCGCGTTGCGCCGGCTGATACTGCACCCTGAGATTCGCCCTCGTTATTATGAGCATTTGCACGATTTGATCGACAACGTCTTGCTGACGGATGATGCGAGAACCGTTGTTGAATCCGTTTTGCGCGATGTGCAGACAGCCGAGCAAATCGACAATATCTTTAGCTACTTGCAGGCACGTGCGGCTTACGTCAAGTCGATTACGCCTGTCGGTATTGCGATCGAACATCATCTGGACGATCAAAGCGGGGTGTTACGGAGCGATCGTGATTCGACTGAGTTACACGGTCAGGTTAACTATCGAGCCAATTCTCTCACGGTGAACGGCCAAGCGGCTTCGTTGAGCGCTAATAGCAGTTGGGAAATTGGTAGTTACACCAGAACAGCCGTTAGGACGGGAGCTACCTGGAGTTATCTGGATGGTGGAAAAACGCCTTCCACCGACTGGAATCAGCTTGGATTCTCTCTTACGGAAGATTGGGGGGAGGGGCGTGCGCAGCTTGGTTATGGCGATAAAGATGAACGAACTGTACTCGACGATGGGGATGATCCCGATGCGAAGCCCATTACCTATTATTTTCGACATGAATTCGATCTGGCAGATGCGTCCAGCTATTTGACCTTGAGTATGCGTTTGCTGCGAGATGATGGGGCGGTTGTTTATATTAACGGGGAAGAAGTTGCTCGCAGCAATCTCCCCGCAGGTGAGATCGCTACTGATACGCTGGCGTTGAGCAATATTCGAAATGGATCGGCGGAACGAACTTATCATTCCTTTCCACTCGATCCCGCAATTCTGCAGGACGGCAAGAATCTCGTCGCCGTTGAAGTTCATCAATTTGCTCCTGATGACGCGGACCTGAGTTTTGACTTCTCGTTAGCCGGACGATACCAGCGACCTGCGGGCATTCCACTCAATCCCGGTATCAACCGCTTGGTGGTGCAGGCGACAAGTGGTGCGGATGGGGCAGGCGAAATTGTTGCCAAAGATTTTATCGACGTTTGGTACGATGACGGTAGTGTGCAGGAAATTAGGAACGATCTGCCGGTCGGCGAGACGGTTTGGACAGCAGCCGAGGGGCCTTATCAGATTAGGGGCGAGTTATCGGTTCCTGCTGATGCCGTACTGAGGATTGAACCCGGCACGTCTGTCTTTTTCGAACCTGACGCTCGGTTGACTGTTCGAGGCAGATTGATCGCTGCCGGGACAGCCGATCAGCGTATCCGTTTTACCACGGTCCCCGGGCAGCCATTTGTGCCGGACTTGGAAGGTTTGCCTGAAGGACCGGCCAGGTGGGCAGGAATCCAATTTCGAGGATCCAAGTCGCCGGAAAATACCATTGCGTTTGCCGATCTTGAATACGCTCAGGACAGTAATGGTTCGATTGGCGTCATCAACAGTCAACTGGTCGTTGATGATGTGAGCTTTGCCGGGACGCATTTGCGCATGATCTATGGGAACAATGCGTCTCTCGTTGTACGGAACTCCGTTTTTCCCGACATGTTTGCAGCGAATGAAGATCCAGCCCAGCTGAGGCTCGACAACGTGTCGGAGCACATCAAGCTGAGTGGTCGAACGCCTGAGGGTGGGCTATTGCTGATTCAGAACAATCAGTTTGGCACGAATAAGGGCCACAACGATGTGATCGATGCGGACAGCAATCGAGTGGCTAACGGGCCTATTCTGCAGATCCTTGACAATGTCTTTCAAGGAGCAGGTGACGAATTACTCGATTTAGGCGGTGACGTTTATGTTGCAGGCAATCTGTTCAAGCATGTGTCCAAGGATGATTCGACGAGTGATCGCGGATATGCGAATGCTATTTCTACCGGAGATGCTGGTGCCAATACGACTTTGGTGGTCGCGCGAAATGTGTTTTATGACGTCGATCACGGGATCAATCTGAAAAATAATGCGGCGACGATCTTTGAGAACAACACCGTTGTGCAAGTGCACCCTGATTTTGAAGATCGTTTTGGCAATCCGAGCGTCAATGCGGCAATCAACCTTTTCGTCGATGAGCCGGGGGCGAAGCCTGGCAAAGGCGCCTTTGTTGCTGGAAATATCTTTGCGGATCTGCCACGCGTCTTTGGCAACGTCGATTTGCCGGCAGGACAGATTACCGGTTTGCAACTTGAGAATAATTTGTTGAGCCCGGAGGTCGCACTCGTTGCTGTGGCTGATCGTTCGAGCAATACGATCAACTTGGGAAGTGGGAATCAGGTGGGTGACCCGCGCCTTACCGATCCCTTGGGAGGCGATTTTTCCCTCGGGCTCGGTTCCGTGGCTATTGCTCAGATTCAAGGATACGATTTCGGCGCTGGCGTTGCTGAAGGTGCCTGGATTAGTGGTGAACCGACGTCGCCAACGGTCGAGCGAGATGTGGTGCTGACCGTCGGGGGGCCGGGGATTTTTGCCTATCAGTATCGATTGAACGGTGGGGCTTGGTCGGACACCCTTTCGATTGGGAACGGTTACGATCCGAATGGTACCATTCGAACCGACCAAATCGAATTGGCGGGGCTTTCCGATGGAGAGTACACGGTTGAGCTGTTGGGGCGTGATTTTGCTGGCAATTGGCAGACGGTTCCCACCACGTCACAAACTTGGACTGTAAAAGGACAAGCTGACAACCTGATAATCAGCGAACTGCTGGCGGTGAATCAAGAGACACTTGTCAATTTTGGTGCCCAACCTGATTTGGTTGAACTGCACAATGCTGGAAACGAGACGGTCAATTTGCGCGGTATGAGCCTTTCAGACGATCCGTCGGATCCGACGAAATTCGTATTCACCGACGACTTGTTGATTCAGCCCGGTGGATATCTGTCGCTCATTGCCGATGATGCCAATACCCCCGGATTGCATCTGGGCTTTTCCTTGCGACGAGAGGGAGAGGGCGTTTTTCTCTACGAAGCCGTTGGCGAGCAAGCAGGAAATCTTGTCGATTCGGTGGAATTCGGTTTGCAGATTCCTGATTACTCGATCGGCCGCGTGGGGATCGATCGGGACTGGGCTTTGACTGTTCCGACTTTGGGAGCTCCCAATCAAAGGGCGTTCGTCGGCGATGCCAAATCCGTGGTTATCAATGAATGGCTCGCGGAAAGTAGCGAACAGTCAGACTTTGTAGAGCTCTATAACTCAGATCCCTTGCCTGTCGAGCTGAGCCACTACTATTTCAGCGATGTGGTGGATGGGACACCTCAACGTCATCAATTCGCAGCGCTCAGTTTCATCGAAGGAAATGGGTTTACCGTGCTTCGAGCCGACGGTGATCCCAAGGAGGGTGCCAATCAGTTGGACTTTAAGTTGTCGTCCGACCAGGAGAGTTTGGGACTCGTCGATGCGGAACTCAAGCCGATCGATATTGTCGTCTATCAGCCTCAAACGCCCGGCTTGTCCCAGGGGCGATTAACGGATGGAGGCGTCGATTTCGCCACCTTCGAATTGCCATCCCCTGGCTGGGCAAATGGAGGGGGCTTTCCCGGAGATTTCAATCGAGATGCGATTGTGGATCTGCTCGATGTCGAGCTGATTTGCGCCGCCGTGCAGAACGGTGCGGAGCCGCTTGGGCCCTATGACCTCAATCGAGACTCGCGGGTATCCGATCTGGACCTTCGCTATCTTATTGAAACCGTGTTAAAGACCTCCTTCGGAGATGCGAATCTCGACGGTGTTTTCAATTCGGCCGATTTTGTCACGGTTTTTCAGGTCGGGCACTACGAAGATGGCCTTGTCGGCAACTCAACCTGGGCAACCGGTGACTGGAATTGTGACGGGGAATTCTCGTCAGCCGATTTTGTCACCGCTTTTCGGCGTGGTGCTTATACCGCCTCGGCCGTTCCCGTTGCAGCCGTTCCCCTAAATCGGCAAATCGCTGCCAGTCGCGTCGCTGCCAGTCGCGTCGCTGCCAGTCGACCTGAAAACTGCCGTGAGATCGATCGCTTCTCGTCGATCCAAATTGACGCTGTCCGAGGTCGCTCGGTGGCTGAGCTTTTGCCTGCAGCTACCAACATCGCTTGGTGTGCTGGCAAGCCATCGCAGCAAAGAATCGACCGATTCTTTGCAGGGAACTCTGCTAGCGACTCGGAGCTTCTTGACGAGCAAACGCTCGCTTCCTTGTTGGAAGGACGATTCGCCTAA
- a CDS encoding YfcE family phosphodiesterase — MRIGIFADAHDHLQNIRLAVQRFNDWDCDWVVFAGDLVSTFAVPPLRRLKCRMVFSYGDNEGNKVGIRGGMSVIGEVAEPPFCFQVEDGTRLLVTHQFELVRGLTDGSDVIIYAHTHRARIHHDQQGRLLINPGEASGWSFGQSTIALLETDRMEAQLIKLQANGEFV; from the coding sequence ATGCGAATTGGAATCTTTGCGGACGCGCATGATCATTTGCAGAACATTCGGTTGGCGGTCCAGCGCTTTAATGATTGGGATTGCGATTGGGTTGTCTTCGCCGGAGATTTGGTCTCGACCTTTGCCGTTCCTCCCTTGCGCCGGCTGAAGTGTCGGATGGTATTTTCTTACGGTGACAACGAGGGAAATAAAGTGGGCATCCGGGGGGGGATGAGCGTGATTGGTGAGGTTGCCGAGCCTCCGTTCTGTTTTCAGGTAGAAGACGGCACCCGATTGTTGGTGACGCATCAGTTCGAGCTGGTGCGGGGACTGACGGATGGTTCTGACGTAATCATCTACGCCCACACGCATCGAGCTCGGATTCATCATGATCAACAGGGGCGTCTCTTGATCAATCCGGGCGAAGCCAGTGGATGGTCATTTGGTCAATCAACAATTGCTCTATTGGAGACCGATCGCATGGAAGCGCAATTGATTAAGCTGCAGGCGAACGGTGAGTTCGTCTGA